From a single Acidobacteriota bacterium genomic region:
- a CDS encoding iron-sulfur cluster-binding domain-containing protein, translating to MQSWQPESSVLAFLTTIHLALVVLRVHRSHMSGPFSLVGVVSLLFSASPFLLPTVIGIATGFGAHLVWFLACEVLVPKSSSAPARAVPPPSARPMVAVTRPVVTTPAPKTRSRDFVLCPVLHVIQETPDIRTFRIGRPEGFDFSAGQFIAVRVRAEGKEHVRCYSVSSAPASRGFLGISVKRVGLVSGTLHATLRPGSMLAVMAPAGAFFYPGGEDRPLVLIAGGVGITPLMSMLRHAVETEPTRPVSLFYSAKTAADVAFREELKFLGHRHPQLRVIQVITGSAPPPEQPPGRINESLIAQTIPDLAHASCFLCGPPPMIDAMTSLLAALGVPPTQIHFEVFNPSVAAAAGLSPAGASAAAPAPAPAPSGAHEATFERSGVMARISGGQTLLEAAESCHASIPSLCRAGVCGTCRTRVVSGDVDCQSSMLDDQDRADGYVLACVSRLRSDCTVDA from the coding sequence TTGCAGTCCTGGCAGCCAGAATCCTCAGTCCTCGCGTTCCTGACCACCATTCACCTCGCGCTGGTCGTTCTGCGGGTGCATCGCAGTCACATGTCGGGGCCATTCAGTCTCGTGGGCGTCGTGTCACTGTTGTTCTCGGCGTCACCGTTTCTGCTCCCCACTGTGATCGGCATTGCCACCGGATTTGGTGCGCACCTCGTCTGGTTCCTTGCGTGTGAGGTCCTGGTGCCGAAATCCTCGTCGGCCCCCGCGCGTGCGGTACCACCACCGTCCGCGCGGCCGATGGTGGCGGTCACCCGACCGGTGGTGACCACACCCGCCCCGAAAACTCGGAGCCGTGATTTTGTGCTGTGCCCGGTCCTTCACGTCATCCAGGAGACGCCTGATATCCGGACCTTTCGCATTGGTCGCCCCGAGGGCTTTGACTTCAGCGCGGGGCAGTTCATCGCCGTGCGGGTCCGCGCGGAAGGCAAGGAGCACGTGCGCTGCTACTCGGTCAGTTCCGCTCCCGCTTCGCGCGGGTTCCTCGGGATTTCTGTCAAGCGAGTTGGCCTGGTGTCGGGCACCTTGCACGCCACGCTGCGGCCAGGTTCGATGCTGGCGGTTATGGCGCCGGCCGGCGCGTTCTTTTATCCGGGCGGTGAAGACCGTCCGCTGGTGCTGATTGCCGGCGGCGTCGGGATCACGCCGCTGATGAGCATGCTGCGCCATGCGGTGGAGACGGAGCCCACCCGTCCGGTGTCGCTCTTCTATTCGGCCAAGACGGCGGCGGACGTGGCGTTTCGCGAGGAGTTGAAGTTCCTGGGTCATCGTCACCCCCAACTGCGGGTGATCCAGGTCATCACGGGATCGGCGCCACCGCCCGAGCAACCGCCGGGGCGCATCAACGAGTCACTGATCGCCCAGACGATTCCCGACCTCGCGCATGCCTCGTGTTTTTTGTGCGGCCCCCCGCCGATGATCGACGCGATGACCAGCCTTCTGGCCGCGCTCGGCGTGCCTCCCACCCAGATCCATTTCGAAGTGTTCAACCCTTCCGTTGCCGCTGCGGCGGGCCTCTCGCCCGCCGGGGCCAGCGCGGCGGCGCCGGCTCCGGCCCCGGCCCCCTCTGGCGCACATGAAGCCACGTTCGAGCGCAGCGGCGTGATGGCCCGCATCTCCGGCGGCCAGACCCTGCTTGAGGCCGCTGAGTCCTGTCACGCTTCGATTCCGTCGCTCTGCCGTGCCGGTGTGTGCGGCACGTGCCGCACACGGGTGGTGTCGGGCGATGTAGACTGCCAATCCAGCATGCTCGATGATCAGGATCGTGCAGATGGTTACGTTCTGGCGTGTGTCTCGAGACTTAGAAGTGACTGCACGGTTGATGCATAG
- a CDS encoding DUF1611 domain-containing protein, producing the protein MPILRKPYLIFLADVTLASDAKTGFGLRDWCGTDVIGECRLPQGTVSLGLPILRPQEAALAGAGSLVIGVAVVGGQLPRTWLPPLVEALDHGLDVVSGMHTRLTSFPELVEAAARGGGRLVDVRATDRVLPTGTGIKRPGKRVLTVGTDCALGKKYTALALTRALHAAGARATFRATGQTGIMIAGDGIAVDAVVADFVAGAAELLSPANDPDHWDVIEGQGALFHPAYAGVTLGLIHGSQPDAIVLCHDPSRHHRRLPTRIPPSLGVAIDRYLEAARLTNPDVRCAGIAINSSSLDEREWLAYQSRLAAEFDLPICDPVRTGVDAIAQRLLQPRRPESQ; encoded by the coding sequence GTGCCCATCCTGCGCAAACCGTACCTGATATTCCTTGCCGACGTCACGCTAGCATCCGACGCCAAGACGGGCTTTGGCCTGCGCGACTGGTGCGGTACAGACGTGATCGGCGAGTGTCGTCTGCCCCAGGGCACTGTATCGCTGGGCCTGCCGATTCTGCGTCCACAGGAAGCAGCCCTGGCCGGCGCGGGGTCGCTGGTCATCGGCGTCGCAGTGGTTGGCGGACAATTGCCTCGCACGTGGCTGCCTCCGCTTGTGGAAGCGCTCGATCATGGCCTCGATGTGGTGAGCGGTATGCACACACGGCTGACGAGCTTCCCTGAACTGGTGGAGGCTGCCGCCCGGGGCGGCGGTCGCCTCGTTGACGTGCGCGCGACTGATCGCGTGCTGCCCACCGGCACCGGCATCAAACGCCCCGGCAAACGTGTGCTCACCGTCGGCACAGACTGCGCGCTGGGGAAAAAATACACCGCGCTCGCGTTAACGCGCGCGCTGCATGCAGCCGGCGCCAGGGCGACCTTCCGCGCGACGGGCCAAACGGGCATCATGATCGCCGGAGACGGCATCGCCGTGGACGCCGTCGTGGCAGACTTCGTGGCCGGCGCGGCGGAACTGCTCTCGCCTGCAAACGACCCCGATCACTGGGATGTGATCGAGGGCCAGGGCGCACTTTTCCATCCGGCGTACGCCGGCGTGACACTCGGACTGATTCACGGTTCGCAGCCCGACGCGATCGTGCTATGTCACGACCCGTCACGACACCATCGAAGACTACCCACACGCATACCTCCCTCGTTGGGCGTCGCCATTGATCGGTACCTGGAAGCCGCGCGACTGACGAACCCCGACGTGCGCTGCGCCGGCATCGCGATCAACTCTTCGTCGCTCGACGAGCGTGAGTGGCTGGCGTACCAATCGAGACTGGCCGCGGAATTCGACCTTCCCATCTGCGACCCCGTGCGCACCGGCGTTGACGCCATCGCGCAGCGACTCCTTCAACCGCGGCGGCCGGAATCTCAATGA